Genomic DNA from Comamonas resistens:
TGCGCGGCGGCAATGGAGTCGTCCAGGCGCGAGCCATTGGGGAAGAGGTAGAGGTGGTCGCTGGTCGTGGTGCAACCCGACAGCATCAGCTCGGCCATGGCGGTCTGGGTCGAGACATGGATCATCTCGGGCGTCAGGTGCGACCACAGCATGTAGAGGTTCTGCAGCCAAGAGAACAGCTCTGCGTCCTGAGCCGCGGGCACGGCGCGTGTCAGGCTCTGGTACATATGGTGGTGAGTGTTGATCAGGCCGGGGGTCACCACCTTGCCGCGCATGTCCAGCACGCGCGCCTGGCCCTCGTCGGCCATGCGGCGGTACTGCGCCGGCAGATCGGCCGTGGCGCCCACCCACAGCACGGCCGGGCCGTCGGCCACCAGTGCACCGTCCTTGATTTCGCGGCGCTGCGCATCCATGGTGACCAGTACGTCGGCATTCAGGGCAATCAGGGTCATGAAGCTATTCCTCTCTAAACAATGGATCCCAGTCTAGAGAGGACGCTTGGCGCGCGATAGCGCCAAATTCAGCCCAGCATGTCCACAAAATGTGGACATCAAAAATCAGAGCTTCTTCGCAAACAAGCGCGCCAGCACTGCCTGAATACTCTCTGCCATCAGTTCAGCGGCAGCACTCAGCTCGGCTCCTTTGCGGGCAAACAGCATCAGGGTCTGACGCTGCAGATGCGCATCGCGCAAGGGCACAAAACTCAAGGCACCGCGGTCAAGCTCCTCCAGCACGTCGAGTGCATTGAGCAAGGCAATGCCCTCGCCCAGCATGACCAGACGCTGAATCAAGGCCATGGAAGTGGACTCCGCCACCGGCGTGACCTCGATGGCATTGCGTGCAAAGGCCTCGTTGAGCAGGCTGCGTATGGTCAGGGGCAGAGCCGGCAGAATCAGCGAATGCCCGACACACTCGCTGAGCAGCAGCGAGGACTGCGCTGCCAGTGCATGCCTGGTGGGCACGACCGCACCAATCTGCCATTCGCTGGCGGCCAGCGTGCGCAAGCCCGGTCGCAACGACAAGTCATAAGCCAGTCCCAGGTCGGCATCACCGCTCTCCACCACTGCAGCAATATCGGTGGTTGGCAAGTCCATCACCCGCACGGCCATGCCTGGGTGACTGCTGCGAAAGTCATGCACCAGAGAAGGCAGCAAGGAGCCTGCCAGCCCTGAAGTGGTTGCCACCGTGATCTCGCCACGTCTCATGCCCTTGAAGTCGGCAATGCGCTCGCGCAGCGCTGCATGTTCGCGCAAGGTGCTGCGCACATGGGTCAGCACCATTTCACCCAGGGGTGTCAGGCGCAGACGGTTCTGGATACGGTCGAACAGCGGCGCCCCAAGCTCGGCCTCCAGATCGAGAATCTGCCGATTGACGGCCGTGGGGGCCACATGCAGGTGCTCGGCCGCCTTGCGGATGGAACCACGGCGAACCACTTCATCGAGATAGCGCAGGACTCTGGCGTGCATCCGCGCAGCCTACACGGGTTTGGGTCTGATCGCTCTCAGCCTTTGCGCAGGCGGTCGACCTCGGCATGCAGATCCTTGGCCCAGGCCCGGCGGTCACGCCCCTGGGCTGTCTGCGCCTGGCCGTAGTGCACCACGGCCATCAGTTGGTCGGAACTGAGCACGCGCCAGATGGAGCCCAGCAGGGTTTCATCACCCACATAAGTTGCGGCATAGCTGACCTCGCCCGTCCTGCCATCGACAAAGCTCAGCCCCACGGGCTGCACCGGCGCGTCACATTGCACGGCCGCTTCGAGCAGATTGGAGTGAAAAGAGAGCAGCTCCCGACCATCGCCGGTCGTGCCCTCGGGAAAGACAGCCAGGATTTCGCCACGCTTGAAAGCCTCTTCCATGGCGCCAACCATGCGCATGGCATCGCGGCGCGAGCTACGCTGGATATAGAGCGTGCCAGCCGCCGTGGCCAGCGTGCCGATGATGGGCCAGCCTTTGACATCGGACTTGGAAATGAAGCGGCAGTGACGTGCCGCATGCAGCATGGGGATGTCCAGCCACGAGATATGGTTGCTGACCAGCATGACCGGCCCCTTGGCGGGCGGCTCTCCCTTGATCTGCAACTGCACGCCCGCGCGCACCATCAAGGTCGCGGCCCAGGCCTGCACATGCTCGTGCTGCTGCCAGTAGTGCAGCTGCGGGAAGCGAAACGCCACAATCCACGCGCCTTTGGCCACATGGGCCAGCAGCCGTATGCCACGCCAGACAGCGCGAATACTGGTTTTGATTCTGTGCAAGCCGTTTGCCATGATTCCCGGGAAGTGTAGCGACTGAGCCCAAACGAGATGCAGCAACTTGAAACGGGCAAGCCCCCAAAACTGGCGCGCACCAGCAAAGTGACTGCAAGCAAGGGCCGCCCCGCAGCGATGCTGTCGTCCCCCGCCCCCTAGCGCGAAGCGCGTAGAGAGAGGGGCGCCCGGCTAGGGGGAAGCGCGGGGCCGCCTAGGCAAAGCGCCTCAGGAGGTGCTTCAACGCAGAAATGCCATTTCGCCATCCACCACAGTGCAGCGCACGCGGGCGGGCAGCTCGTAGCCCGCAAAAGGCGTGCTCTTGCCCTGGCTGGCCAGAGCCTTGGGTTCCACCGTCCACTCGGCAGCGGGATCGACGATGCACAGATCGGCCACGCCGCCCACCTTGAGCTGCCCCAGCAAGGACTGCTGCTCGCCCAGCGCATTGCCCAACACCGTCACCGGCGCCGATGTGACGACGGCCAGTGCACGGCTCAAAGGCACGTTGTGCTCGCGGCTCCACTTCACGGCCACGGACAGCAGCAGCTCCACACCGGTGGCGCCGGGTTCGGCTTCGGCAAAAGGCAGCACCTTGGCATCTTCATCCACCGGGCAGTGGTCGGAAACCAGCGCATCGATGGTGCCGTCAGCCAGCGCGGCAGACAGCGCATCGCGGTCGCGCTGCTGGCGCAGCACGGGCACCACACGGGCACTGCTGTCGAAGTAGCCGATATCGTTCTCGGTCAGCAGCAGCGAGTTGATGGACACGTCGGCCGTCACGTTCAGGCCTTCGGCCTTGGCGCGGCGCACCAGTTCCACGCCGGCGGCGCTGGAGATGCGGCACAGGTGAACCCGGGTCTGCGAGCCACGGATCAACTCGAAAATGGTG
This window encodes:
- a CDS encoding LysR family transcriptional regulator, producing the protein MHARVLRYLDEVVRRGSIRKAAEHLHVAPTAVNRQILDLEAELGAPLFDRIQNRLRLTPLGEMVLTHVRSTLREHAALRERIADFKGMRRGEITVATTSGLAGSLLPSLVHDFRSSHPGMAVRVMDLPTTDIAAVVESGDADLGLAYDLSLRPGLRTLAASEWQIGAVVPTRHALAAQSSLLLSECVGHSLILPALPLTIRSLLNEAFARNAIEVTPVAESTSMALIQRLVMLGEGIALLNALDVLEELDRGALSFVPLRDAHLQRQTLMLFARKGAELSAAAELMAESIQAVLARLFAKKL
- a CDS encoding lysophospholipid acyltransferase family protein — translated: MANGLHRIKTSIRAVWRGIRLLAHVAKGAWIVAFRFPQLHYWQQHEHVQAWAATLMVRAGVQLQIKGEPPAKGPVMLVSNHISWLDIPMLHAARHCRFISKSDVKGWPIIGTLATAAGTLYIQRSSRRDAMRMVGAMEEAFKRGEILAVFPEGTTGDGRELLSFHSNLLEAAVQCDAPVQPVGLSFVDGRTGEVSYAATYVGDETLLGSIWRVLSSDQLMAVVHYGQAQTAQGRDRRAWAKDLHAEVDRLRKG
- a CDS encoding dihydroorotase produces the protein MKILIRNGRVMDPARGFDQQADIAIDGSVIAAIGAVPDGFVAEREIDASGQWVLPGLVDLAVRLREPGHEHEGMLQSEMAAAVAGGVTSLVCPPDTEPVLDEQGLVEMLKFRAEKQHKSRLFPMGALTVGLKGETLTEMAELTESGCVAFGQADVPLPSITTLSRALAYANTFGYAVWLRPQDKDLGKGVAASGALATRMGLAGVPVAAETIALHTIFELIRGSQTRVHLCRISSAAGVELVRRAKAEGLNVTADVSINSLLLTENDIGYFDSSARVVPVLRQQRDRDALSAALADGTIDALVSDHCPVDEDAKVLPFAEAEPGATGVELLLSVAVKWSREHNVPLSRALAVVTSAPVTVLGNALGEQQSLLGQLKVGGVADLCIVDPAAEWTVEPKALASQGKSTPFAGYELPARVRCTVVDGEMAFLR